A window of the Helianthus annuus cultivar XRQ/B chromosome 4, HanXRQr2.0-SUNRISE, whole genome shotgun sequence genome harbors these coding sequences:
- the LOC110932773 gene encoding uncharacterized protein LOC110932773, which yields MEEGKFLGFIVTRDGFKVNTEKVQAIQLMPSPATVKEMQRLVRRLAALNRFLANHATKSYPFISTLRNCAKKSHFQWTPEAETTFKKMKECLIQLPTLTTPREKEPLILYLSAAEVAVGPVLTVERENIQTPIYYISKMLTGPETRYSMIEKLVLALVHASRRLHRYFSGHVITVLTNYHLGQILSKPDVTGRLAKWAIELGGYNILYRPRPAIKGQVLADFATEVPIDKVQECEAIQNPIPVFDDRVWMLHTDEASNDDGAGVGLRLVSPDDHELTYAIRLVFKSTYNEAEYEAFLAGLRLALKMGAKNLEAHVDSKLVAEQVNGHYDAKSEAMALYLEQARILISQFQTFKIIHINRSENKHADALSKLAATSFRYLAKEVRIEVLSNPFVPLKQVNFIEVGNPSWMSPIIMYLQHGKLPEGKAEARKVQNKAINYEMADKILYRKSFMGPFLRCVDKTDAQYLVREIHEGLCGIHAGPRMVVEKIMSAGYYWPGMHVDTVELLRNAQLVSVTHQKPFVRKIRSFRSHPLGPSSNGASTLLVLSLTHLAL from the coding sequence ATGGAAGAAGGAAAATTTTTGGGTTTCATAGTAACAAGAGACGGTTTTAAAGTCAACACGGAGAAAGTGCAAGCCATCCAGCTGATGCCGTCACCTGCAACAGTAAAAGAAATGCAAAGACTCGTGCGGCGATTAGCAGCCTTGAACAGATTCTTGGCAAATCACGCCACAAAATCTTATCCGTTCATTAGTACCCTGCGCAATTGTGCCAAGAAAAGCCACTTCCAGTGGACACCAGAAGCGGAGACAACTTTCAAGAAAATGAAGGAGTGCTTAATTCAGTTGCCAACACTAACAACACCACGAGAAAAAGAACCGCTAATCTTATATTTATCAGCAGCGGAGGTAGCGGTTGGCCCAGTGTTAACGGTTGAACGGGAGAACATTCAGACCCCAATTTATTATATTAGCAAAATGCTAACTGGCCCAGAGACGCGCTACTCGATGATAGAAAAACTGGTCCTTGCGCTAGTGCATGCATCACGACGCCTACACCGGTATTTCTCTGGTCATGTTATTACAGTTCTCACCAATTATCACTTGGGGCAAATTCTATCCAAACCCGATGTCACGGGGAGATTGGCTAAGTGGGCCATTGAGCTGGGAGGATACAATATCCTATATAGACCGCGACCAGCAATCAAAGGGCAAGTTTTAGCAGACTTCGCCACAGAAGTTCCCATAGACAAAGTACAGGAATGTGAGGCGATCCAAAACCCTATTCCAGTTTTCGACGATAGGGTTTGGATGTTGCACACAGACGAGGCTTCTAATGATGATGGAGCAGGCGTAGGCCTGCGATTGGTTAGCCCAGACGATCATGAGCTTACATACGCTATACGTTTGGTTTTCAAGAGCACATATAACGAGGCAGAATACGAAGCATTCCTGGCAGGCCTCCGTTTGGCGCTTAAAATGGGAGCAAAAAACCTTGAAGCTCACGTCGATTCAAAGTTAGTGGCCGAGCAAGTTAACGGGCACTATGATGCCAAGAGCGAGGCCATGGCGTTATACCTGGAACAAGCGCGGATACTTATCAGCCAATTCCAAACATTCAAAATAATTCACATAAATAGAAGTGAAAATAAGCATGCGGATGCATTGAGCAAACTGGCCGCCACCAGTTTCAGATATCTGGCAAAAGAGGTGCGCATCGAGGTATTGTCCAATCCTTTCGTTCCTCTTAAACAAGTAAACTTCATTGAGGTCGGCAACCCATCCTGGATGTCCCCGATCATCATGTACCTGCAGCATGGTAAACTTCCAGAAGGAAAAGCGGAAGCTAGGAAAGTCCAGAACAAAGCAATAAATTACGAGATGGCAGACAAAATTCTATACCGAAAGTCATTTATGGGACCATTCCTACGCTGTGTTGACAAAACAGACGCGCAGTACTTAGTCAGGGAAATCCATGAAGGCTTATGTGGGATACACGCCGGACCGCGCATGGTAGTAGAAAAGATAATGAGCGCAGGCTACTATTGGCCGGGGATGCATGTGGACACGGTGGAATTATTACGAAATGCGCAGCTTGTCAGCGTCACGCACCAAAAACCCTTCGTCCGAAAAATCCGCTCGTTCCGGTCACATCCGCTTGGCCCTTCCAGCAATGGGGCATCGACCTTGTTGGTCCTTTCCCTGACGCACCTGGCGCTGTGA